Proteins found in one Deferrivibrio essentukiensis genomic segment:
- the coaBC gene encoding bifunctional phosphopantothenoylcysteine decarboxylase/phosphopantothenate--cysteine ligase CoaBC, whose product MSNILIGVTGGIAAYKIPLLCRKFIQNGDNVKVILTENAAKFVTPLTLETLTKNRVYIDDFQLDVSPRDIEHIDLATWADLFIIAPATANTIAKITYGIADNLLTSTILAYDKNKPVYICPAMNTNMYLNPATTDNIDKLKNRGFKIIHPVEGELACKDIGIGKMQEPDKIYEIVYSDKAKGDILKGKRIIVTAGPTVEDIDPVRYISNRSSGKMGYSLAETAKKFGADVLLVSGPVSIKTSLPLISVKSAVEMLTVLKDKISDCDILIMAAAVADYRVENVSGEKIKKDGGELLIKLVKNPDILTELSKFKKEGQVFVGFAAESHDLEKYAKDKLERKKLDMIVANDISRKDIAFDSDFNEVFIFKKDGSKKHILKERKEKISEIILSEIVEYIQ is encoded by the coding sequence ATGAGTAATATTTTAATAGGGGTAACTGGTGGGATTGCCGCCTATAAAATTCCCCTTCTTTGCAGAAAATTTATCCAAAATGGAGACAATGTTAAGGTTATTCTAACAGAGAATGCTGCAAAGTTTGTTACTCCACTTACGCTTGAAACTTTAACTAAAAATAGAGTTTATATTGACGATTTTCAGCTTGATGTCAGCCCGAGAGACATCGAACACATAGATTTAGCTACTTGGGCTGATCTTTTTATTATTGCACCTGCAACTGCCAATACGATAGCTAAAATTACTTATGGTATTGCAGATAACTTGTTAACATCAACAATTTTAGCTTACGATAAAAACAAACCTGTGTATATTTGCCCTGCGATGAATACAAATATGTACTTAAATCCTGCAACTACAGATAATATTGATAAGCTAAAGAATAGGGGATTTAAAATTATTCATCCTGTTGAGGGTGAGCTTGCTTGTAAAGATATTGGTATAGGTAAGATGCAAGAGCCTGACAAAATTTATGAGATTGTATATTCTGACAAGGCTAAAGGTGATATTTTAAAAGGAAAGAGGATAATTGTAACTGCAGGGCCTACAGTTGAAGATATTGACCCTGTTAGGTATATTTCAAACAGAAGCAGTGGGAAAATGGGCTATTCATTGGCTGAAACAGCTAAGAAGTTTGGTGCTGATGTTTTGCTTGTTTCAGGCCCGGTTAGCATTAAGACCTCTCTCCCTTTGATAAGTGTAAAGAGTGCAGTTGAGATGTTGACTGTTTTAAAGGATAAAATATCTGATTGCGATATTTTGATAATGGCTGCTGCTGTGGCTGACTATAGAGTTGAAAATGTTTCAGGTGAGAAAATAAAAAAGGATGGGGGTGAGCTGTTAATCAAATTAGTCAAAAATCCTGACATCCTTACCGAGCTGTCTAAATTTAAAAAAGAAGGGCAGGTATTTGTAGGGTTTGCAGCAGAATCGCATGATTTGGAAAAATATGCCAAAGACAAGCTTGAAAGGAAAAAGCTTGATATGATTGTTGCAAACGATATTTCAAGAAAAGATATCGCTTTTGACTCTGACTTTAATGAGGTTTTTATTTTTAAAAAAGATGGCAGTAAAAAACATATATTAAAAGAAAGAAAAGAAAAAATATCTGAGATAATTCTATCTGAAATAGTAGAATATATTCAATGA
- a CDS encoding uracil-DNA glycosylase — MSKFIKENFIKEIYGVEEILMDRCSNIESGPFDALVERVKVCRKCQLAKSRQNIVFGEGNINADLMFIGEGPGAEEDKQGRPFVGRAGQLLTKMIQAMGLKREDVYIANIVKCRPPDNRNPFKEEAQSCIEYLMEQIKIVKPKVIICLGSVAATYLLNTEKQISKLRGQFTNFNDIKVMPTFHPAYLLRNPSKKKETWEDLKKVINFLNLK, encoded by the coding sequence ATGAGCAAATTTATAAAAGAAAACTTTATAAAAGAAATTTATGGTGTAGAAGAGATTTTAATGGACAGATGTAGCAATATTGAATCCGGTCCTTTTGATGCTCTTGTTGAGAGAGTAAAAGTCTGTCGAAAATGCCAGTTGGCCAAATCTCGCCAAAACATTGTATTTGGTGAAGGAAATATAAACGCAGATTTGATGTTTATAGGGGAAGGACCAGGAGCTGAGGAGGATAAACAAGGGCGACCGTTTGTTGGGAGAGCCGGTCAACTTCTAACAAAAATGATTCAGGCTATGGGTTTAAAAAGGGAAGATGTCTATATCGCTAACATTGTTAAGTGCAGACCTCCGGATAATAGAAACCCTTTCAAGGAAGAAGCTCAGTCTTGTATTGAATACCTGATGGAGCAGATAAAAATTGTAAAACCAAAAGTCATTATTTGCCTTGGCAGTGTTGCTGCTACTTATCTTTTAAACACTGAAAAACAGATTTCAAAACTTCGAGGCCAATTTACTAATTTTAATGATATTAAGGTCATGCCTACATTTCATCCTGCCTATTTATTAAGAAACCCTTCCAAAAAAAAGGAAACCTGGGAAGATTTAAAAAAAGTTATAAATTTTTTAAATTTGAAATGA
- a CDS encoding CsgG/HfaB family protein produces the protein MKSLKLLASVLSLSLVLFACAAPKIDPMSMQVTPADTEQVNIPQICMAQYESKKISVAVLPFTNNTTFGKMEGVNTNIQGEATRTHTSAGVAGVVAAPGAVGIGYAGASKTNVKYSKDINTFYRQISPQLGEFAQSAVEDTIVNIGGVNVFSRAQMEKILQEQGFQMNVADPNTVAQFGKIAGVSYVITGTVDNINAKYVPKSDTNTGNVWVNLALAVGKSMVEGWNVTTDMTVQLIDVSTGQILLSKKVSGRELGGTQPGFNPELVVTAAKKAMQESVDDIKPVFSEHFSAKAYINQLRGNKSAAMVSMGRKDGIKPGDKLEAYEFLEVQDFMTKKSNCTKSKIPVELIVSDQVDESTSWVVVEGEPNSKMRLKLGTLVKRAPLSGQSVIKKLW, from the coding sequence ATGAAATCTTTGAAATTATTGGCTTCAGTTCTTAGTTTGTCCTTGGTTCTTTTCGCCTGTGCTGCACCAAAAATTGACCCGATGAGTATGCAGGTTACGCCTGCCGATACTGAGCAGGTTAATATCCCTCAGATTTGTATGGCCCAATACGAAAGCAAAAAAATAAGTGTTGCTGTACTTCCTTTTACCAACAATACTACTTTTGGAAAAATGGAAGGGGTTAATACAAATATTCAGGGTGAGGCTACCAGGACTCATACTTCTGCAGGTGTTGCAGGTGTTGTTGCTGCGCCGGGTGCAGTTGGAATAGGTTATGCAGGTGCCAGTAAAACAAATGTTAAGTACTCAAAAGATATTAACACTTTTTACAGACAGATTTCACCTCAGCTTGGTGAGTTTGCTCAGTCAGCAGTTGAGGATACTATTGTTAACATTGGTGGTGTGAATGTTTTTAGCCGAGCTCAAATGGAAAAAATACTCCAGGAGCAAGGATTTCAGATGAATGTGGCTGATCCTAATACTGTTGCTCAGTTTGGCAAAATTGCCGGTGTAAGTTATGTAATCACAGGTACTGTTGACAATATAAATGCAAAATATGTTCCTAAATCAGATACCAATACAGGAAATGTCTGGGTCAACCTTGCCCTTGCTGTTGGAAAATCTATGGTTGAGGGATGGAATGTTACCACTGATATGACAGTACAGCTTATTGATGTATCCACAGGACAGATTTTGCTTTCCAAAAAGGTAAGCGGACGTGAACTTGGGGGGACACAGCCAGGTTTTAACCCTGAGCTTGTAGTTACTGCTGCCAAGAAGGCTATGCAGGAGTCTGTTGATGATATAAAACCTGTTTTTTCAGAGCATTTTTCTGCAAAAGCGTATATCAATCAACTTAGAGGAAATAAGTCTGCGGCAATGGTTTCCATGGGAAGAAAAGATGGAATAAAGCCAGGTGACAAGCTTGAAGCTTATGAATTTTTGGAAGTGCAGGATTTTATGACAAAAAAATCAAATTGTACAAAATCCAAAATTCCTGTTGAGTTGATAGTAAGTGACCAGGTGGATGAATCAACTTCGTGGGTTGTAGTTGAGGGTGAGCCTAATTCAAAAATGAGACTTAAACTGGGTACTCTGGTCAAAAGGGCACCTTTGTCTGGGCAAAGTGTGATAAAAAAATTGTGGTAA